In Brassica napus cultivar Da-Ae chromosome C2, Da-Ae, whole genome shotgun sequence, the sequence AGGCTGCTATGACGGCGGTGGAAGGGGACGGTAATGAAGAGATTGTGGAGGCGGTTGGTACGGTGGAAGGTGACGGCAAGGCTCTCCATTGAGGTGGGGAGAGACCGCCGGAAGAGCTGAAACGTGGTCGTTTGGGGATGACAGGAGCTCCTGGAGAAGAGACGGTTGGGATGAAGATGGGAGAAGACAGGAAAGATTGGTGTTGGTGGTGGAGGAGTGATGGGTTTAGTGTTTGGTGATCAAGTGAAGAATCTTTAGGTGGGGAGATTTGATTCGGTGATGGTTTTGTAGCATCTCCTTTTGCTGTCTCACCCATTTCAAGAAGCACTCAAATTAAAGAGTGAATTAAAAATACCCCGTACtgagtttttattatttaaaacaaaaagagagagagaaggaaacaATAAGAACCAGAGAAAcaattgtttgattttttttggagattCAAGCTGGTTTAGTTTCTCTGGTTTTGGGGTTTATGAAGAGAGATGAGTCAGATGAATACTAAGGGTTTTTAGCTTTTTGCTGGGCTCTGCTTTTTGCAGAAAAATGAAAACGAGTACTGATGTTataacagaacaaaaaaaaaattgaaaactcgaattaaatacaatatatatacttttgaaATTTAATCACTCTACCAATATAAACCTATTTAAAGTAGCCATATCTATTTAACCAATCACAAATTACCACCCTGTTTCGATGATACTCGTGTTAACTCTTgttgaatattataaaactcAGTCATCATTTCCAAATAACTCAGTGTATTATgtaataaatgaaaagaaaataaggaAATTTTACCAATTTATACAGAAAATATTCTCattcctttttttataaatcgCAATAGACTTTCGGACCGATCtcccttaatttttttttttcttatctagatttttcatattaaataaaTGGAAAATGATATAATAGAatctaaaacaaagaaacaaagtcgtaaaaataacaaaattatccATAATCAAATTTCTAAGCAAAAGAAAGAGAAGCTTAAGTCTTACAAAGTATAAATAACAATTTCAAACCTAGAACCCAACATTAGTCATAAGCTTACAAACTTCTGAAACCCTTGGAAAACTGTTCACGCGAATATCGTTGATGTCAATGGAAAGCCACACCATACATCTACCTCCTCTCAAATTGCTGAGAAACCACCTCTCTATCACCGATAACATGGAACATGGGGTCTCGTAATCCAGCAAGATAAGACCTATTGAGTCATACTACTACGGAAAGGGAAGTTCAAGCAAGCCTGTAACCGGAGGGGAGGCTCTCATTAATTAGTTGATGACTAAGACCTTTTTTCTATGATTTTTCATTCTCAACGAAAACAGTAAGACCAAGAATGAAAATAAGGCATGTCAAGCTaaccaaaatatcaaatatagtACCATACCAGTGGGAACATCAGCACCGTTAACTTAAGAGAAGCTGAAGCAGCTTAGAGTTCCAATGATGCTTCCTAATCTACTTATGGATGTTATTGATCTTCATAACAATTCTGAATGTGGCAAAGTTAAACACCACTAGACACGACCCATTAATCCTTAGATAAAAGCCACCATAAGACATGGAGCAATGCCTAACCCCTTTGGGAAGATTGATAACAAACTGCACGATATGATAAGTAGGCCGAAAACCACCACCAATGAACTCCAACGTAATTAATACCAAACTTGTAAAAAGTAATTGAAACCAATAACACCAGCAAACATAAAACATTGATGAAGGGAAACAAAGGAACCAAAGCCCGCGCACAAGATAAAGCAATATACGATTTCCTTTTCCAAATAACTAAACTACCTGTTGAAATAAGCTTGAAGGATAAGAAAGCTTGAGAAGCAAGTCTGAGACCTAATCCTACCGAGATATGGAAAATAGGAAACATAAAgtgtttaggagttatctaatTATGTTACCTAATAGGATTAGGATACTATAAGTCCTATATAAGAAGATGTCAAGTTGTGACATAGCTTGTAGGGGGATTTAGAGTTTGAGAACTTGAGTTTTGAGTGATTTTCTCAGGTTAATAATAAGCGAGTTATACTTATTCGATCTCTAgattctatatttggtatcagagcctcacGAAATCAACATCTGTTTGATCAACATAAGGAAAGCTGAGAATGGGAGATCTTACAATCATAACGTCAGCAAAACCGAAGGAGGGAGAGCAATCCTCCATCAAGTGTCCAATGTTAACCTCGACGAACTATACCGTCTGGGCTATTCGAATGAAAAACATCCTACGAGTTCATAAGGTATGGAGCATTATTGAGACAGCAACAGAGGACGACGATAAAAGCGATGATAAAAACGACATGGCAACTGCTCTGTTGTTTCAGGCGATACCCGAGGCCTTAGTACTACAGGTTGGGGAGTTAGACACGGTGAAAAAGGTTTGGGATGCTATCAAAACTCGATATGTTGGCGCCGAAAGAGTGAGAGAAGCCAGACTACAAACCCTAATGTCAGAATTCGATAGACTAAAGATGAAGGAGACAGAGAAGATCGATGATTTTGCAGGCAAGCTTTCTGAGATTTCTTCAAAATCCTCTGCCCTAGGAGAAGAGATTGAAGAATCAAAACTTGTCAAGAAATTTCTGAAAAGTCTTCCTCGCAAAAGGTATATTCACATAGTGGCATCTCTCGAGCAAGTCTTGGACCTCAAGAACACGGCTTTTGAAGATATTGTGGGTCGACTTAAAGCTTACGAAGAACGTGTCCAAGACGAAGATGATAATCAAGAAGAACAGAGCAAGTTGATGTATTCCAATACAGAGCAACAGTCAAACCGTGACTATCAAGATGACTATAGAGGGTATCGGGGAAGGGGACGTTCCTACAGAGGAAGAGGCCGTGGTAGTCGCAATAACGGAGGCAGAGACACGTCGAGAATAATGTGTTTCAGATGCGACAAGATGGGACACTATGCCTCTACATGTCCGGATCGTCTTCTCAAGCTTCAAGAGGCGCAAGAACATGATAAAGACTCTACACAAGATGCAGACGAGCTCAATACATGAGAGGATGACATGTGGTACTTAGACAACG encodes:
- the LOC106377926 gene encoding uncharacterized protein LOC106377926; the protein is MGDLTIITSAKPKEGEQSSIKCPMLTSTNYTVWAIRMKNILRVHKVWSIIETATEDDDKSDDKNDMATALLFQAIPEALVLQVGELDTVKKVWDAIKTRYVGAERVREARLQTLMSEFDRLKMKETEKIDDFAGKLSEISSKSSALGEEIEESKLVKKFLKSLPRKRYIHIVASLEQVLDLKNTAFEDIVGRLKAYEERVQDEDDNQEEQSKLMYSNTEQQSNRDYQDDYRGYRGRGRSYRGRGRGSRNNGGRDTSRIMCFRCDKMGHYASTCPDRLLKLQEAQEHDKDSTQDADELNT